From Pseudofrankia saprophytica, a single genomic window includes:
- a CDS encoding alpha/beta hydrolase domain-containing protein, translated as MTLAALPAVLLGAGTAAAAEPAPTPAPTVTGPVAGGTPAEFMFSTSFDLAQVGYRESEFFLSGTASGYTSATPLTSDGKWAVTPNGTAPYTTRAVVRRPVDPKKFNGTVIVEWLNVSGGADAGPDWTLTHNELVREGFAWVGVSAQWTGVQTAKGNNPGTLPGNPVRYAPLSHPGDSYSYDIYSQAGQALRGNSAQLLGGLKPRKLIAAGESQSAARLVTYIDGVHPLARVYDGFLVHSRAASGAALSQVAPPALTPVVPSPSPVLIRDDLNVPVFVFQTETDVVFSNLTARQPDTGRFRAWEVAGTAHFDDYGLQIGPTDTGDGQGAIASLAAMQNPPTVTSAGTCTLPVNTGGAHWVLDAAVYWLNQWVVNRVNPPRGQLLQTTSASPVVFAKDANGNTLGGVRSPQVDAPIAALGGVGNTPVLCGLFGTTVPFSADKLAGLYKNHGQFVAQWSRSVADGVIHGFLRPADAAELENAAIRSQIGK; from the coding sequence GTGACGCTCGCCGCGTTACCGGCCGTGCTCCTGGGCGCGGGAACGGCGGCGGCCGCCGAGCCAGCCCCGACCCCGGCCCCGACCGTGACCGGGCCGGTGGCGGGGGGCACTCCGGCGGAGTTCATGTTCTCCACCAGCTTCGACCTGGCCCAGGTCGGCTACCGGGAGTCGGAGTTCTTCCTGTCGGGCACCGCGAGCGGCTACACCTCCGCCACCCCGTTGACGAGTGACGGCAAGTGGGCCGTGACACCGAACGGAACCGCGCCCTACACGACCCGTGCGGTGGTCCGGCGCCCCGTCGACCCGAAGAAGTTCAACGGAACGGTCATCGTCGAATGGCTCAACGTGAGCGGCGGGGCCGACGCCGGGCCGGACTGGACGTTGACCCACAACGAGCTCGTACGGGAAGGCTTTGCCTGGGTCGGGGTCTCGGCGCAGTGGACCGGCGTCCAGACGGCGAAGGGCAACAACCCGGGGACGCTCCCGGGAAACCCGGTGCGGTACGCGCCGCTGTCCCACCCCGGTGACAGCTACTCGTACGACATCTACTCGCAGGCCGGACAGGCCCTGCGCGGCAACTCCGCGCAGCTGCTGGGCGGCCTGAAGCCGCGCAAGCTGATCGCGGCCGGAGAGTCGCAGTCGGCGGCTCGCCTTGTCACGTACATCGACGGGGTACACCCGCTCGCGCGCGTCTATGACGGGTTCCTCGTACACAGTCGCGCTGCCAGCGGCGCGGCCCTCTCGCAGGTGGCACCGCCCGCGCTGACCCCCGTCGTGCCATCGCCCTCCCCGGTCCTGATCCGTGACGATCTCAACGTCCCCGTCTTCGTCTTCCAGACCGAGACGGACGTCGTCTTCAGCAACCTCACCGCCCGCCAGCCGGACACAGGACGATTCCGCGCGTGGGAGGTGGCGGGGACGGCCCACTTCGACGACTACGGGTTGCAGATCGGGCCGACGGACACCGGCGACGGGCAGGGCGCGATCGCGAGCCTGGCCGCCATGCAGAACCCGCCGACCGTCACCTCGGCTGGCACGTGCACGCTCCCGGTCAACACCGGTGGCGCGCACTGGGTGCTCGACGCGGCGGTGTACTGGTTGAACCAGTGGGTCGTGAACCGCGTGAACCCCCCTCGCGGGCAGCTGCTACAGACCACAAGCGCGTCACCGGTGGTGTTCGCCAAGGACGCGAACGGCAACACCCTCGGCGGCGTGCGGTCCCCCCAGGTCGACGCCCCCATCGCGGCCCTCGGTGGCGTGGGGAACACGCCCGTCCTGTGCGGCCTCTTCGGCACCACCGTGCCGTTCAGCGCGGACAAACTCGCCGGTCTTTACAAGAACCACGGCCAGTTCGTCGCGCAATGGAGCCGGTCGGTGGCGGACGGCGTCATCCACGGTTTCCTGCGCCCCGCTGACGCGGCGGAGCTCGAGAACGCCGCGATACGCTCGCAGATCGGAAAGTAG
- a CDS encoding choline/carnitine O-acyltransferase, whose translation MTVQTGRETAATTAATPTAETGPGAGTEPAVGTFDSEDSLPRVPLPDLADSCARFLEWCAPLLTAEQLAATEAAVGDFLAPDGPGRPLHAELARFDASDGVHSWLDEFWPARYLGRRDRIALNANFFFLFRDAATPAGDSPVGDLPAGDPQVERAAGLIAAALDYKIRLDAERIPPLLRRGQPQSMVQNRFLFSTTRIPGRDQDTVRVPYSAAWPGPSDARHVVVFRHGQLFRLDVLGPDGTPHTLPELAAGLTAVVAAAGPAPAPDDTAVGHLTTKARAAWAQSRAALLAHDPANVAALEEVERALFCVCLDHVVPPDTLATCDQLLHGSAANRWYDKAVSFVVFPNGRAGINVEHCGLDGTTILSFVDALLSAPPAELSARSGAREHGHPSVRPVSFVLDAALRADIQAASESFAQFGADTVALALSFPEHGADRSKALRISPDALVQLAYQLAHHRAKGQIGATYESIATRQWRYGRTEAMRVVTPEVLTFVATMNDPAADPATRRAALRAAADAHVRRAGECQRGDAPEQHLWELAFIQRRRGAELGAPTAPPLYESPGWLVMRDDYLSTSSAPSVNIEYFGFGSTSGKCIGIAYVLLPDRLNIYLSTPRPVAAGMHAFADRLREALAELDELLTPAPAADHS comes from the coding sequence ATGACCGTCCAGACCGGCCGCGAGACCGCCGCCACGACCGCCGCCACACCCACGGCCGAGACGGGGCCCGGGGCGGGCACGGAGCCCGCCGTGGGCACCTTCGACAGCGAGGACAGCCTGCCTCGAGTCCCGCTACCGGACCTGGCGGACAGCTGCGCACGGTTCCTGGAATGGTGTGCCCCGCTGCTCACCGCGGAGCAGCTGGCCGCGACCGAGGCGGCCGTGGGCGACTTCCTCGCGCCGGACGGACCGGGGCGGCCGCTGCACGCCGAGCTCGCCCGGTTCGACGCGAGCGACGGCGTGCACAGCTGGCTCGACGAGTTCTGGCCCGCCCGCTATCTGGGCCGGCGGGACCGGATCGCGCTGAACGCCAACTTCTTCTTCCTGTTCCGGGACGCCGCGACGCCGGCCGGCGACTCTCCAGTCGGCGACCTCCCGGCCGGCGACCCGCAGGTCGAGCGGGCCGCGGGCCTGATCGCCGCCGCGCTCGACTACAAGATCCGGCTGGACGCGGAGCGCATCCCACCGCTGCTGCGGCGGGGCCAGCCGCAGTCGATGGTGCAGAACCGGTTCCTGTTCTCCACCACCCGCATCCCCGGCCGCGACCAGGACACCGTCCGGGTGCCCTACAGCGCCGCGTGGCCGGGTCCGTCGGACGCCCGCCACGTCGTGGTGTTCCGGCACGGCCAGCTGTTCCGGCTGGACGTGCTCGGCCCGGACGGCACCCCGCACACCCTCCCGGAGCTCGCCGCCGGGCTCACGGCCGTGGTGGCCGCCGCGGGTCCCGCGCCGGCGCCGGACGACACCGCGGTCGGGCACCTCACCACCAAGGCCCGCGCGGCGTGGGCGCAGAGCCGGGCGGCACTGCTCGCCCACGATCCGGCGAACGTGGCCGCCCTGGAGGAGGTCGAGCGGGCGCTGTTCTGCGTCTGCCTGGATCACGTCGTCCCGCCGGACACCCTGGCCACCTGTGACCAGCTGCTGCACGGCAGCGCCGCGAACCGGTGGTACGACAAGGCGGTCTCGTTCGTCGTCTTCCCGAACGGGCGTGCCGGGATCAACGTCGAGCACTGCGGGCTGGACGGCACCACCATCCTGAGCTTCGTCGACGCGCTGCTCTCGGCGCCGCCCGCCGAGCTCTCGGCCCGCTCGGGTGCGCGGGAACACGGCCACCCGTCGGTCCGGCCCGTCTCCTTCGTCCTCGACGCGGCGCTGCGGGCGGACATCCAGGCGGCGTCGGAGTCGTTCGCCCAGTTCGGTGCGGACACCGTGGCGCTGGCGCTGTCGTTCCCGGAGCACGGCGCCGACCGGTCCAAGGCGCTGCGGATCTCGCCGGACGCGCTGGTGCAGCTGGCCTACCAGCTCGCGCACCACCGGGCGAAGGGCCAGATCGGCGCGACGTACGAGTCGATCGCCACCCGGCAGTGGCGGTACGGACGCACCGAGGCGATGCGAGTCGTCACGCCGGAGGTGTTGACCTTCGTCGCGACGATGAACGATCCGGCGGCGGATCCGGCCACTCGCCGGGCGGCGCTGCGCGCGGCGGCCGACGCCCATGTGCGCCGGGCCGGCGAGTGCCAGCGCGGCGACGCTCCCGAACAGCACCTCTGGGAGCTGGCCTTCATCCAGCGTCGCCGCGGCGCCGAGCTCGGTGCGCCCACGGCGCCGCCGCTCTACGAGTCGCCGGGCTGGCTGGTGATGCGGGACGACTACCTGAGCACCAGCTCCGCCCCGTCGGTGAACATCGAGTACTTCGGCTTCGGGTCGACCAGCGGGAAGTGCATCGGCATCGCCTACGTGCTGCTGCCGGACCGGCTGAACATCTACCTGAGCACCCCCCGCCCGGTGGCCGCCGGAATGCACGCCTTCGCCGACCGACTGCGCGAAGCCCTCGCCGAGCTCGACGAGCTGCTTACTCCGGCCCCTGCCGCCGACCACTCCTGA
- a CDS encoding class I SAM-dependent methyltransferase has translation MDFDATGKVSLEHVYNQPDPRAYFRTLRALDYRLPQLAKPYFAKVIDECQESRPDRRLRVLDVGCSYGINAALLKLDVAMDDLYERYAHPRSRAALVAGDRALATARGGATDIEVIGLDVSGPAVAYALDAGFLDDALHADLESRELTESERARLAGVDLVISTGCLGYVTDRTLTQIVTAAASPDPAPGPDETAGRGGPALPWMAHFTLRMFPFDPIAETLAGFGYRTEAVDRLFEQRRFASPQERDQVLTTLGGVGVDPRGLEAEGSLYAQLFISRPPEFSPGIRSW, from the coding sequence ATGGACTTCGACGCGACCGGAAAGGTTTCACTCGAGCACGTCTACAACCAGCCCGACCCGCGTGCCTACTTCCGCACGCTGCGCGCACTCGACTACCGGTTACCTCAGCTGGCCAAGCCGTACTTCGCCAAAGTCATCGACGAGTGCCAGGAAAGCCGCCCGGACCGGCGGCTGAGAGTGCTTGACGTCGGATGCTCCTACGGGATCAACGCGGCGCTGCTGAAGCTCGACGTCGCGATGGACGATCTGTACGAGCGTTACGCCCACCCGCGAAGCCGGGCGGCGCTGGTGGCCGGCGACCGGGCGCTGGCAACGGCCCGCGGGGGCGCCACCGATATCGAGGTGATTGGCCTCGACGTCTCCGGTCCCGCGGTGGCCTACGCCCTCGACGCCGGGTTCCTCGATGACGCGCTGCACGCGGACCTGGAGTCCCGCGAACTCACGGAATCGGAACGGGCCCGCCTCGCCGGGGTGGATCTGGTCATCTCCACCGGCTGCCTCGGCTACGTCACCGATCGGACCCTCACCCAGATCGTGACGGCGGCCGCCAGCCCGGACCCGGCTCCCGGGCCCGACGAGACGGCGGGACGCGGCGGGCCGGCTCTGCCCTGGATGGCGCACTTCACGCTGCGCATGTTTCCCTTCGACCCGATTGCCGAGACCCTCGCCGGGTTCGGATACCGGACGGAGGCGGTGGACCGGCTGTTCGAACAGCGCCGGTTCGCCTCGCCACAGGAACGGGACCAGGTGCTGACGACGCTCGGCGGGGTCGGGGTGGATCCGCGCGGGCTGGAGGCCGAGGGATCGCTGTACGCCCAGCTGTTCATCTCCCGTCCGCCCGAGTTCTCGCCGGGTATCCGATCGTGGTGA
- a CDS encoding HalD/BesD family halogenase translates to MTRPETVIDDRATATAVEAVVNTGSYPLFAPPGSAAWNGLVLGVRRELAESGCCVLPGFVRPEALERLRTQCAALAPLAYYGDETVNAYNIAPETPLPPDHPGRVSMPRGNAFVARDRIPPDHAVQRLYTSVAFQAFVAACFELPAVYELADPLAGLCVNIVAPGREHPWHFDTNEFAVSLLTQESEGGEFEYCPGIRSAAEENVEDVAAVLAGRGDRFIRRLRLRPGDLQLFLGRYSLHRVSRVTGLAQRHSAIFAYSARPGVVGSLSRTRQLFGRVLPEHQKAADRPVRVDALLD, encoded by the coding sequence TTGACCCGGCCCGAGACCGTCATTGACGACCGCGCGACGGCGACGGCGGTCGAGGCCGTCGTGAACACCGGGTCCTACCCGCTGTTCGCGCCACCGGGGAGCGCGGCCTGGAATGGGCTCGTCCTGGGTGTCCGGCGGGAGCTGGCCGAGTCCGGATGCTGTGTGCTTCCGGGATTCGTCAGGCCGGAGGCGCTGGAACGGCTGCGCACCCAGTGCGCGGCGCTGGCGCCGCTCGCCTACTACGGCGACGAGACGGTGAACGCGTACAACATCGCGCCGGAGACGCCGCTGCCGCCAGACCATCCCGGGCGGGTCAGCATGCCGCGGGGCAACGCGTTCGTGGCCCGGGACCGCATCCCACCCGACCACGCCGTCCAGCGGCTCTACACCAGCGTCGCTTTCCAGGCATTCGTCGCGGCCTGTTTCGAGCTGCCCGCCGTGTACGAACTGGCGGACCCGCTGGCGGGCCTGTGCGTCAACATCGTCGCTCCCGGGCGGGAGCATCCCTGGCATTTCGACACCAACGAGTTCGCGGTGAGTCTGCTGACCCAGGAATCCGAGGGTGGCGAGTTCGAGTACTGCCCGGGGATCCGGTCCGCGGCCGAGGAGAACGTCGAGGACGTGGCGGCCGTGCTGGCCGGCCGAGGCGACAGGTTCATCCGGCGGTTGCGCCTGCGGCCCGGAGATCTCCAGCTCTTCCTCGGTCGCTACTCGCTGCATCGGGTGAGCCGGGTGACCGGCCTGGCCCAACGGCACAGCGCGATCTTCGCCTACAGCGCGCGGCCGGGCGTGGTCGGCAGCCTGTCCCGGACCAGGCAGCTGTTCGGCCGGGTGCTGCCGGAACACCAGAAGGCGGCCGACCGGCCCGTCCGGGTGGACGCGCTGCTCGACTGA
- a CDS encoding ATP-binding protein, with protein sequence MASSYLPRLVDARIGEMLSELPAVLIVGPRATGKTTTAARHARTMIRLDEPAEAVAFQADPDAALRQFPEPVLLDEWQAVPGVLGAIKRTVDVSPRPGRFLVAGSVRADLQAENWPGTGRLVRVAMTGLSMREIDGRIDGPTFIDRIADTGPDTLPTPADPPDLPGYLELALRSGFPEPALRLSPARREEWLESYLDQLLTRDVELLGESRDPDRLRRFFEVLALNSAGIVASKTMFEAARINSKTADAYEGLFKNLLVVDSLPSWWTNRLKRLVQVPKRYLTDPGLIGAALRVDVRAVLRDGDLLGRILDTFVVAQLRTEIPVSASRPRLYHLRQEGGRHEIDILIELGGGRVIGLEVKADAAPNRDAGRHLAWLRDELDDRFVAGLVLHTGKRTYPLGANITAAPIATLWS encoded by the coding sequence GTGGCCAGTTCATACCTCCCCCGGCTGGTGGACGCCCGGATCGGCGAGATGCTCTCGGAGCTGCCGGCGGTGCTGATCGTCGGGCCACGGGCGACAGGCAAGACCACCACGGCGGCACGGCATGCGCGGACCATGATCCGCCTGGACGAACCCGCCGAGGCGGTCGCCTTCCAGGCTGATCCCGACGCGGCGCTGCGCCAGTTTCCCGAACCTGTGCTGCTCGACGAGTGGCAGGCCGTTCCGGGTGTGCTGGGCGCAATCAAACGGACGGTGGATGTCAGCCCCAGGCCAGGACGATTCCTGGTCGCAGGTTCCGTGCGTGCCGACCTGCAGGCCGAGAACTGGCCCGGCACCGGCCGCCTAGTCCGGGTCGCGATGACCGGCCTGTCCATGCGCGAGATCGACGGACGGATCGACGGGCCCACATTCATCGACCGGATCGCCGACACCGGCCCGGACACGCTGCCCACCCCGGCCGACCCGCCCGACCTGCCCGGCTATCTCGAGCTGGCGCTGCGAAGCGGCTTCCCTGAACCCGCCCTGCGCCTCTCACCCGCCCGCCGCGAGGAATGGCTGGAAAGCTACCTCGACCAGCTCCTCACCCGTGACGTCGAACTCCTCGGTGAGTCCCGCGATCCTGACCGCCTACGCCGCTTCTTCGAGGTCCTGGCATTGAACTCCGCCGGCATCGTCGCCAGCAAGACCATGTTCGAAGCAGCCAGGATCAACTCCAAGACCGCCGATGCCTATGAAGGCCTGTTCAAGAACCTGCTCGTCGTCGACAGCCTGCCCTCCTGGTGGACCAACCGCCTCAAGCGACTGGTCCAGGTCCCCAAGCGTTATCTCACCGACCCCGGACTCATCGGCGCCGCGCTGCGCGTCGATGTCCGTGCCGTCCTGCGCGACGGCGACCTTCTCGGCCGCATCCTCGACACCTTCGTTGTTGCCCAGCTGCGCACCGAGATCCCGGTCAGCGCCAGTCGCCCCCGCCTCTACCACCTGCGCCAGGAAGGTGGCCGCCACGAGATCGACATCCTCATCGAGCTCGGTGGCGGACGCGTCATCGGCCTTGAAGTCAAAGCCGACGCCGCACCCAACCGCGACGCCGGCCGCCATCTTGCCTGGCTCCGTGACGAACTCGACGACCGCTTCGTCGCCGGCCTCGTCCTTCACACCGGCAAACGCACCTACCCGCTCGGCGCCAACATCACCGCCGCTCCCATCGCCACACTGTGGAGCTGA
- a CDS encoding TetR/AcrR family transcriptional regulator, whose protein sequence is MTQPQGAPTGAMALQLLLTAERLFAEHGIDGVSLRQITTRAGSGNNSAVHYYFGSKRRLIEAIFAHRMPQLVQRRALLLARIDPDDLRARFEAHLLPVLELAESPDNFYVSFVEQLQRSKESRGALGQPEEIQRSQNEFLHDMRRLLAHVEEPVRTTRIREVQELSVHSAARREQAIAAGERVVPFGPFVSMTIDGFTGYLAAPVSPDTRRFLPESDQALPAASLRLL, encoded by the coding sequence GTGACCCAGCCGCAGGGCGCGCCGACGGGTGCGATGGCACTGCAACTGCTGCTGACCGCCGAACGACTGTTCGCCGAGCACGGCATCGATGGGGTGTCCCTGCGGCAGATCACCACACGGGCCGGATCGGGAAACAACTCGGCCGTCCACTACTACTTCGGCTCGAAACGGCGTCTGATCGAGGCGATCTTCGCTCACCGGATGCCCCAGCTGGTGCAGCGGCGCGCCCTTCTGTTGGCCCGCATCGACCCGGACGACCTGCGGGCACGGTTCGAGGCCCACCTGCTGCCAGTGCTGGAGCTGGCGGAGTCACCCGACAACTTCTACGTGTCCTTCGTCGAGCAGCTCCAGCGCAGCAAGGAGTCACGAGGCGCCCTCGGCCAGCCGGAGGAGATCCAGCGGTCCCAGAACGAGTTCCTCCACGACATGCGCCGGCTGCTGGCACATGTCGAGGAACCTGTCCGCACGACGCGCATCCGCGAGGTCCAGGAGCTCAGCGTGCATTCCGCCGCGCGGCGCGAGCAGGCGATCGCGGCCGGTGAGCGGGTTGTTCCGTTCGGCCCGTTCGTCAGCATGACGATCGACGGTTTCACCGGCTATCTCGCCGCGCCGGTGTCACCGGATACCCGGCGGTTTCTGCCCGAGTCTGACCAGGCGCTTCCCGCCGCGTCCCTCCGCCTGCTCTGA
- a CDS encoding SDR family oxidoreductase has product MTRPLRLMGSAAVITGAGSGIGQATALAFARRGARVMVSDLDLDRARAVAAEITAGGGEAFAVRVDVTREADLAALRDACLERFGQVDLVMNNVGVLAMGAPESLPDEAWQRVLEINLMSIARSNRVFLPLLIGQGRGHVVNTSSASGLLAYGFDRLPYVASKHAIVGLSEALALYLGPRGIGVTCVCPSGVITNILEQVTAYGQVTSSPRAPDHPVVPAQTVGELAADAVTHGRFLVLTVPELQQELVARATDPEAYLQALIAEQTA; this is encoded by the coding sequence ATGACGCGCCCCCTACGCCTGATGGGATCCGCGGCCGTCATCACCGGCGCGGGCAGCGGTATTGGCCAAGCCACCGCGCTCGCGTTCGCCCGTCGCGGTGCCCGGGTCATGGTGAGCGACCTCGACCTGGACCGGGCACGCGCCGTCGCGGCCGAGATCACCGCCGGCGGCGGCGAAGCGTTCGCGGTACGGGTCGACGTGACGCGGGAGGCGGACCTGGCGGCGCTGCGCGACGCCTGCCTCGAGCGGTTCGGCCAGGTCGACCTGGTGATGAACAACGTCGGCGTGCTCGCCATGGGCGCGCCCGAGTCGCTGCCGGACGAGGCCTGGCAGCGGGTACTCGAGATCAACCTGATGAGCATCGCGCGCAGCAACCGGGTGTTCCTGCCGCTGCTGATCGGGCAGGGCCGGGGGCATGTGGTCAACACGTCGTCCGCGTCGGGTCTGCTCGCGTACGGGTTCGACCGCCTCCCGTATGTCGCGAGCAAGCACGCGATCGTCGGGCTGTCCGAGGCGCTCGCGCTGTACCTGGGCCCACGCGGCATCGGGGTCACGTGCGTGTGCCCGTCCGGGGTGATCACCAACATCCTGGAGCAGGTGACGGCCTACGGCCAGGTGACCTCCTCGCCACGCGCCCCCGACCATCCCGTGGTGCCCGCGCAGACCGTTGGCGAGCTGGCGGCCGACGCCGTGACGCACGGACGGTTCCTCGTCCTGACGGTGCCCGAACTCCAGCAGGAGCTTGTCGCCCGAGCTACCGACCCGGAGGCCTACCTACAGGCACTGATCGCGGAGCAGACAGCGTGA
- a CDS encoding DUF4389 domain-containing protein codes for MSAITDQPRPTDQPAYPVRIDAAPGPDPGLSRWLWLVKWLLVIPHAIVLFFLWIAVLVLSIGAFFAILFTGRYPRSIFSFNVGVLRWSWRVNYYSYGALATDRYPPFSLGEVPDYPAQLSVAYPDRLSRGLVLVKSWLLAIPHYLIVGRLGNALAGLLTLFAGVIVLFTGRYPQSVYDLVLGLRRWALRVQGYAMLMTDSYPPLRLDMGGPDPAAPDLT; via the coding sequence ATGTCCGCCATCACCGACCAGCCTCGCCCGACCGACCAGCCGGCCTATCCGGTCCGCATCGACGCGGCGCCCGGGCCCGACCCGGGGCTGTCGCGGTGGCTCTGGCTCGTCAAGTGGCTGCTGGTCATCCCGCATGCCATCGTCCTGTTCTTCCTCTGGATAGCGGTGCTGGTGCTCAGCATTGGCGCGTTCTTCGCCATCCTGTTCACCGGCCGCTACCCGCGCTCTATCTTCTCGTTCAATGTCGGAGTTCTTCGCTGGTCCTGGCGGGTGAACTACTACAGCTACGGCGCGCTTGCCACCGATCGCTACCCGCCGTTCTCGCTCGGCGAGGTCCCCGACTACCCGGCGCAGCTGTCGGTCGCCTACCCGGACCGGCTGTCTCGCGGCCTGGTCCTCGTGAAGTCCTGGCTGCTGGCCATCCCGCACTACCTGATCGTCGGCCGTCTCGGCAACGCCCTGGCCGGCCTGCTGACGTTGTTCGCCGGGGTCATCGTGCTGTTCACCGGCCGCTACCCGCAGTCCGTCTACGACCTGGTTCTGGGCCTGCGGCGGTGGGCTCTGCGTGTCCAGGGCTACGCGATGTTGATGACCGACAGCTACCCGCCGCTCCGGCTCGACATGGGCGGCCCCGACCCGGCCGCTCCCGACCTCACCTGA
- a CDS encoding BMP family lipoprotein: MTGLVAAASAAVLVLGACGDDGGDSTTPAGSSGSATAGSTKVGLAYDIGGRGDKSFNDSAAAGLDKAVKDLGLGKTELEATENETDAQKEERLRQLADAGNNPIIAVGFAYATALGAVAPEYPKTSFAIIDDATLADVPNVASLTFAEEQGSFLVGAIAAQATKANNIGFVGGVNTPLIQKFQAGYEAGAKAVKPDIKIQVTYLTQPPDFTGFNDPAKGQTAAAGMYDSGADVVYHAAGGSGSGVFTAAKAAGKLAIGVDADQYLGAAADVKPVILTSMIKKVDVAVYDMIKSYVDGKPLTGPKVYDLKAGGVAFATSNSIVAPYTATAEDYQKKIIAGTITVPTS; the protein is encoded by the coding sequence ATGACGGGACTCGTCGCCGCAGCCAGCGCGGCGGTGCTCGTCCTCGGGGCCTGTGGTGACGACGGGGGGGACAGCACGACGCCCGCGGGCTCCAGCGGCAGCGCCACTGCCGGGTCCACCAAGGTCGGCCTCGCGTACGACATCGGTGGCCGGGGCGACAAGTCCTTCAACGACTCGGCGGCGGCAGGCCTCGACAAGGCGGTCAAGGATCTCGGTCTCGGGAAGACCGAGCTGGAGGCCACCGAGAACGAGACCGACGCGCAGAAGGAGGAGCGGCTGCGGCAGCTCGCCGACGCCGGCAACAACCCGATCATCGCGGTCGGCTTCGCCTACGCGACGGCGCTCGGCGCGGTGGCCCCCGAGTACCCGAAGACCAGCTTCGCGATCATCGACGACGCCACGCTCGCGGATGTCCCGAACGTCGCCAGCCTGACCTTCGCCGAGGAGCAGGGCTCCTTCCTCGTCGGCGCGATCGCGGCCCAGGCGACGAAGGCGAACAACATCGGGTTCGTGGGCGGCGTCAACACCCCGCTGATCCAGAAGTTCCAGGCCGGCTACGAGGCGGGCGCCAAGGCCGTCAAGCCGGACATCAAGATCCAGGTGACCTACCTGACCCAGCCGCCGGACTTCACCGGCTTCAACGACCCAGCCAAGGGCCAGACCGCGGCGGCCGGTATGTACGACAGCGGCGCCGACGTCGTGTACCACGCGGCGGGCGGCTCCGGTAGCGGCGTCTTCACGGCCGCCAAGGCCGCCGGCAAGCTCGCCATCGGCGTCGACGCGGACCAGTACCTGGGTGCTGCCGCGGACGTCAAGCCGGTCATCCTGACCTCCATGATCAAGAAGGTTGACGTCGCCGTCTACGACATGATCAAGTCGTACGTCGACGGCAAGCCGCTGACCGGGCCGAAGGTGTACGACCTGAAGGCCGGTGGCGTCGCATTCGCGACGTCGAACAGCATCGTCGCGCCGTACACCGCCACGGCCGAGGACTACCAGAAGAAGATCATCGCTGGGACAATCACCGTCCCGACGAGCTGA